The Toxorhynchites rutilus septentrionalis strain SRP chromosome 3, ASM2978413v1, whole genome shotgun sequence genome includes a region encoding these proteins:
- the LOC129779334 gene encoding proteasome subunit beta type-2-like, producing the protein METLMGIRGPDFVMLAADCTHAHSIMVLKDDENKIYKISDNLLMATIGEAGDRVQFTEYISKNILLYKMRNGYELGPKSAAHFTRKNLADYLRSRTPYQVNVLVGGYDEADGSQLHYIDYLANSLPVKHAAHGYGGLFVNSILDRYYHDKITQDEAYEIMKKGVVEIQKRLIINMPNFKVSVIDKNGIKELPDITAETLKEPVAA; encoded by the exons ATGGAGACATTGATGGGAATTCGCGGTCCAGATTTCGTGATGCTGGCTGCCGACTGTACACACGCTCACTCAATTATGGTGTTAAAGGATG atgaaaataaaatttataagaTCTCCGATAATCTACTGATGGCCACCATTGGAGAGGCAGGTGACCGAGTACAGTTTACGGAGTACATTAGCAAAAACATTCTTCTGTACAAAATGCGCAACGGCTACGAACTGGGTCCGAAGTCAGCGGCACACTTTACTCGGAAGAATTTGGCTGACTATTTGCGTTCTCGTACTCCGTATCAAGTTAATGTTCTGGTCGGCGG ATATGACGAAGCGGATGGGTCTCAGTTGCACTACATAGATTATCTAGCCAACTCATTGCCGGTGAAGCACGCAGCTCACGGGTATGGAGGCTTGTTCGTGAACAGTATCTTGGATCGGTATTACCACGATAAAATTACCCAGGATGAGGCGTACGAGATCATGAAAAAGGGCGTTGTCGAAATTCAAAAGCGATTGATaatcaatatgcccaatttcaAAGTATCCGTTATCGACAAGAACGGTATCAAGGAGCTGCCGGATATTACTGCTGAAACTCTGAAGGAACCTGTAGCGGCTTAG